A single genomic interval of Juglans regia cultivar Chandler chromosome 1, Walnut 2.0, whole genome shotgun sequence harbors:
- the LOC108988146 gene encoding ras-related protein Rab5: protein MATIGHNNLNAKLVLLGDMGAGKSSLVLRFVKGQFHEFQESTIGAAFFSQTLAVNDATVKFEIWDTAGQERYHSLAPMYYRGAAAAIIVYDITSTESFSRAKKWVQELQKQGNPNMVKALAGNKADLEDKRKVTAEEARVYAEENGLFFMETSAKNAINVNDIFYEIAKRFPRVQPAQNPAGMVLVDRPAEGSQAASCCS, encoded by the exons ATGGCCACGATCGGACACAACAATCTCAATGCGAAGCTG GTTCTTCTTGGAGACATGGGCGCTGGGAAATCCAGCCTCGTCTTGCGCTTTGTTAAGGGCCAATTCCATGAATTCCAG GAATCAACCATAGGAGCTGCATTCTTCTCACAAACGCTGGCAGTGAATGATGCAACAGTGAAGTTTGAGATATGGGACACAGCAGGGCAAGAGAGGTACCACAGCCTGGCTCCCATGTATTACAGAGGTGCTGCTGCTGCCATCATCGTCTACGATATCACTAGCACT GAATCATTTTCACGTGCCAAGAAGTGGGTGCAAGAGCTTCAGAAGCAAG GAAATCCTAACATGGTTAAGGCTCTTGCTGGGAATAAAGCTGACTTGGAAGATAAGAGGAAAGTGACTGCTGAA GAGGCACGTGTATATGCTGAGGAAAATGGGCTCTTTTTCATGGAGACCTCTGCCAAAAATGCCATCAatgtaaatgatatattttacgAAATAG CTAAAAGGTTTCCTAGAGTACAGCCTGCTCAGAATCCGGCAGGGATGGTTCTTGTGGATAGGCCCGCAGAAGGATCTCAAGCGGCATCTTGCTGTTCATAA
- the LOC108988145 gene encoding probable polyamine oxidase 4 isoform X1 has product MESKERVSHNLLDGSFASHIQRQHGSTPSVIVIGGGISGVAAARILSDASVKVILLESRDRLGGRIHTDYSFGCPVDMGASWLHGVCNENPLAPLICGLGLTLYRTSGDDSVLYDHDLESYTLYDVEGHQVPQQMVIEVGETFKRILKETGKVRDEHTNDMSVFQAISIVLDRLPELRQEGLAHQVLQWYICRMEAWFAADADMISLKSWDQEHVLSGGHGLMVQGYDPLIKALAKDIDIRLNHRVTKISNVCNKVMAMVEDGRNFLADAAILTVPLGVLKAKLIEFEPKLPDWKVSAISDLGVGNENKIALLFDTVFWPNVELLGIVAPSSYACGYFLNLNKATGHPVLVYMAAGRFAYDLEKLSDESAANFAMSQLKKMFPNATKPIQYLVSRWGTDMNSLGCYSYDLVGKPEDVYQRLRAPLGNLFFAGEAVSVENQGSVHGAYSAGVVAAEICQRHLLNKLGNMENLQLISIGNGILKDAIPLQISRM; this is encoded by the exons ATGGAATCCAAGGAACGGGTCTCCCATAATCTGCTAGACG GCTCATTTGCCTCCCATATCCAGAGGCAACATGGTTCAACACCTTCAGTTATAGTGATTGGTGGTGGTATATCGGGGGTTGCTGCAGCACGTATCCTATCTGATGCATCAGTTAAG GTGATCTTGCTTGAATCAAGGGATAGACTTGGTGGTCGTATTCATACTGACTATTCATTTGGTTGTCCAGTAGATATGGGAGCATCATG GCTACATGGTGTTTGCAATGAGAATCCCTTAGCTCCACTGATATGTGGTCTAGGGCTTACATTATACCGTACAAGTGGTGATGACTCCGTGTTGTATGACCATGATTTGGAAAG CTACACACTCTATGACGTGGAGGGCCACCAAGTTCCTCAACAGATGGTCATTGAAGTTGGGGAAACATTTAAGAGAATTCTAAAAGAG ACAGGGAAAGTAAGAGATGAACATACCAATGACATGTCTGTTTTTCAAGCAATTTCAATTGTGTTGGATAGGCTTCCAGAACTACG ACAAGAAGGACTTGCCCATCAAGTGTTGCAATGGTACATATGTAGAATGGAAGCTTGGTTTGCGGCAGATGCTGACATGATATCATTGAAAAGCTGGGATCAG GAGCATGTTCTTTCTGGTGGTCATGGGCTTATGGTGCAAGGTTATGACCCTCTAATAAAGGCTCTTGCGAAAGATATTGATATACGTTTGAATCATCG GGTTACAAAGATATCCAACGTGTGTAATAAGGTGATGGCCATGGTTGAGGATGGAAGGAACTTTCTTGCAGATGCTGCTATCTTAACAGTACCCCTTGGAGTTCTCAAAGCCAAATTAATTGAGTTCGAGCCAAAGTTGCCTGACTGGAAAGTTTCTGCAATTTCAGATCTTGGTGTgggaaatgaaaataagattGCTCTGCTATTTGATACAGTGTTTTGGCCTAACGTGGAACTTTTGGGCATTGTTGCGCCCAGCTCTTATGCCTGTGGTTATTTTCTCAATCTTAACAAGGCAACAGGTCATCCAGTCCTCGTCTACATGGCTGCTGGAAGGTTTGCATATGACCTTGAAAAGCTGTCTGATGAGTCTGCTGCAAATTTTGCGATGTCACAACTCAAGAAAATGTTTCCTAATGCAACTAAGCCA ATTCAGTATCTTGTATCTCGTTGGGGAACAGACATGAACTCTCTTGGTTGTTATTCATACGACTTGGTGGGAAAGCCTGAAGATGTATACCAGAGGCTTCGAGCACCCTTGGGTAATCTTTTCTTTGCAGGGGAAGCAGTTAGTGTCGAAAACCAGGGATCTGTACATGGAGCTTACTCAGCTGGAGTTGTTGCTGCTGAAATCTGTCAAAGGCATCTCTTAAACAAACTTGGTAACATGGAGAACCTCCAATTAATCTCTATTGGGAATGGAATTCTCAAAGATGCAATTCCCCTCCAGATCTCAAGGATGTGA
- the LOC108988145 gene encoding probable polyamine oxidase 4 isoform X2, with protein MGASWLHGVCNENPLAPLICGLGLTLYRTSGDDSVLYDHDLESYTLYDVEGHQVPQQMVIEVGETFKRILKETGKVRDEHTNDMSVFQAISIVLDRLPELRQEGLAHQVLQWYICRMEAWFAADADMISLKSWDQEHVLSGGHGLMVQGYDPLIKALAKDIDIRLNHRVTKISNVCNKVMAMVEDGRNFLADAAILTVPLGVLKAKLIEFEPKLPDWKVSAISDLGVGNENKIALLFDTVFWPNVELLGIVAPSSYACGYFLNLNKATGHPVLVYMAAGRFAYDLEKLSDESAANFAMSQLKKMFPNATKPIQYLVSRWGTDMNSLGCYSYDLVGKPEDVYQRLRAPLGNLFFAGEAVSVENQGSVHGAYSAGVVAAEICQRHLLNKLGNMENLQLISIGNGILKDAIPLQISRM; from the exons ATGGGAGCATCATG GCTACATGGTGTTTGCAATGAGAATCCCTTAGCTCCACTGATATGTGGTCTAGGGCTTACATTATACCGTACAAGTGGTGATGACTCCGTGTTGTATGACCATGATTTGGAAAG CTACACACTCTATGACGTGGAGGGCCACCAAGTTCCTCAACAGATGGTCATTGAAGTTGGGGAAACATTTAAGAGAATTCTAAAAGAG ACAGGGAAAGTAAGAGATGAACATACCAATGACATGTCTGTTTTTCAAGCAATTTCAATTGTGTTGGATAGGCTTCCAGAACTACG ACAAGAAGGACTTGCCCATCAAGTGTTGCAATGGTACATATGTAGAATGGAAGCTTGGTTTGCGGCAGATGCTGACATGATATCATTGAAAAGCTGGGATCAG GAGCATGTTCTTTCTGGTGGTCATGGGCTTATGGTGCAAGGTTATGACCCTCTAATAAAGGCTCTTGCGAAAGATATTGATATACGTTTGAATCATCG GGTTACAAAGATATCCAACGTGTGTAATAAGGTGATGGCCATGGTTGAGGATGGAAGGAACTTTCTTGCAGATGCTGCTATCTTAACAGTACCCCTTGGAGTTCTCAAAGCCAAATTAATTGAGTTCGAGCCAAAGTTGCCTGACTGGAAAGTTTCTGCAATTTCAGATCTTGGTGTgggaaatgaaaataagattGCTCTGCTATTTGATACAGTGTTTTGGCCTAACGTGGAACTTTTGGGCATTGTTGCGCCCAGCTCTTATGCCTGTGGTTATTTTCTCAATCTTAACAAGGCAACAGGTCATCCAGTCCTCGTCTACATGGCTGCTGGAAGGTTTGCATATGACCTTGAAAAGCTGTCTGATGAGTCTGCTGCAAATTTTGCGATGTCACAACTCAAGAAAATGTTTCCTAATGCAACTAAGCCA ATTCAGTATCTTGTATCTCGTTGGGGAACAGACATGAACTCTCTTGGTTGTTATTCATACGACTTGGTGGGAAAGCCTGAAGATGTATACCAGAGGCTTCGAGCACCCTTGGGTAATCTTTTCTTTGCAGGGGAAGCAGTTAGTGTCGAAAACCAGGGATCTGTACATGGAGCTTACTCAGCTGGAGTTGTTGCTGCTGAAATCTGTCAAAGGCATCTCTTAAACAAACTTGGTAACATGGAGAACCTCCAATTAATCTCTATTGGGAATGGAATTCTCAAAGATGCAATTCCCCTCCAGATCTCAAGGATGTGA